The following nucleotide sequence is from Desulfuromonas sp..
GGGCCCTGACCTCTCACTGATACTCATCGCGATTGTTGCCGGCCTGATCATCGGGTGCCTGATCTGCTGGCTGCTCATGCGCGGTCGTCTGCAGCACGAACGTCAAGCCGGAAGGGACGAGCAGGCCGTGACAATAGCCACACTTGAAGCTCGCCTTGCCGAAGCCGAAAAACGGAGACTGCAGTTGGAGAATGAGACAACTGCGGCCCGGCAACGCATCGGCCAGCTGGGAGAGGAAAACGCGGCGTTCAAGTCGACCCTCGAAAGCGAGCGGCGCAACACCGAGGAAAAATTAAACCTGCTCAAAAAAATGGAAGGGGAGCTTCAGACGCGGTTCGAGAATCTTGCCAACCAGATTTTTGAGACCAAGACCCGGACCTTTGCCGAACAGAGCCGCTCCAACCTCGACGCCATTCTCAAGCCATTCAAGGAGAAAATCTCCGATTTCGAAAACAAGGTGACCGCGGCCTACACCAACGAGGGCAAGGAGCGCCACTCGCTGATCAAGGAGGTGCAGCGACTGCAGCAACTCAACCAACAGATCAGCCAGGACGCCGACAACCTGACCCGGGCCCTCAAGGGCGACACCAAGACCCAGGGCGCCTGGGGCGAGATTGTCCTCGAACGTATTCTCGAGGAATCGGGCCTGCGCAAGGGGATCGAATATAACGCCCAGGGCGGCTTCCGCGACGTCGACGGCAAACTGCTCAAGCCGGACGTCATCATTCACCTTCCGGAGAACAAAGAGATCGTCATCGACTCCAAGGTCTCGCTGGTCGCCTACGAACGCTACGTTCGAGCCGAGGACGAGGTGGAGCGGGAGAAGGCCCTCAAGGAACACCTTTTGTCGATCAACGCTCACCTCAAGGGGCTCGAATCGAAGAGATACGACGAACTGCCAGGCGTCAAGAGCCTCGACTTCGTCCTGATGTTCATCCCGATCGAGAGCGCCTTCATGCTGGCAATTGAGAAGGACAGTGAGATCTTCCGCAAAGCATTCG
It contains:
- a CDS encoding DNA recombination protein RmuC; amino-acid sequence: MGPDLSLILIAIVAGLIIGCLICWLLMRGRLQHERQAGRDEQAVTIATLEARLAEAEKRRLQLENETTAARQRIGQLGEENAAFKSTLESERRNTEEKLNLLKKMEGELQTRFENLANQIFETKTRTFAEQSRSNLDAILKPFKEKISDFENKVTAAYTNEGKERHSLIKEVQRLQQLNQQISQDADNLTRALKGDTKTQGAWGEIVLERILEESGLRKGIEYNAQGGFRDVDGKLLKPDVIIHLPENKEIVIDSKVSLVAYERYVRAEDEVEREKALKEHLLSINAHLKGLESKRYDELPGVKSLDFVLMFIPIESAFMLAIEKDSEIFRKAFDQSIMIVSPSTLLVTLRTIENIWRYEHQNKNALEIADRAGKLYEKFAGFVEDLEKIGSQLETTRKTYDAAHNKLISGRGNLVSRAQGLIELGVKSRKSISSEALQDAALEYPEENED